One genomic window of Magnolia sinica isolate HGM2019 chromosome 3, MsV1, whole genome shotgun sequence includes the following:
- the LOC131239451 gene encoding F-box only protein 6 isoform X2, whose amino-acid sequence MFGRWCFLDLDKDSVDDGCYNLILSRGKSGSLKMVEAIKSPPAKKSRRERNRERMLSATCSNMDERIWKEFPEDLFEAVVARLPVATVLRFRSVCRKWNSLLASHSFSQRCAEVPQAYPWFYTITHENVNSGAMYDPSSEKWHHPTIPSLSLAMKMIILPVASAGGLVCFLDIGHRNFYVCNPLTQSFRELPARSVRVWSRVAVGMTLNGNSTSGGYKILWLGCNGDHEVYDSLSNSWTRPGSMPSSIKLPLVLNFRSQAVSVDGKLYFMRANPDGVVSYDMSSGVWKQYAIPPPPHLTDHTLAESGGRIMLVGLLTKNAATCVCIWELQKMTLLWKEVDRMPNIWCLEFYGKHVRMTCLGNKGLLMLSLRSRQMNRLVTYNVSSGDWQRVPGCMLPRGRKRQWIACGTAFHPSLTALA is encoded by the exons ATGTTTGGAAG ATGGTGTTTCCTTGATCTTGATAAGGATTCTGTGGATGATGGTTGCTACAACCTTATACTGAGTAGAGGAAAATCCGGAAGCTTAAAGATGGTGGAAGCTATCAAATCTCCGCCCGCCAAAAAATCTCGAAGGGAGAGGAACCGCGAGAGAATGCTCTCTGCTACTTGCTCTAATATGGATGAGAGGATCTGGAAAGAATTCCCTGAGGACCTCTTTGAAGCAGTCGTAGCAAGGCTCCCTGTTGCGACGGTCCTCCGCTTCCGGTCCGTCTGCAGGAAATGGAATTCCTTACTGGCCTCTCACAGCTTCTCTCAGCGCTGTGCTGAAGTTCCACAGGCCTATCCTTGGTTCTACACTATTACCCATGAAAATGTCAACAGTGGGGCCATGTATGACCCTTCATCAGAGAAATGGCACCACCCCACCATCCCATCTCTATCTCTAGCCATGAAGATGATCATCCTCCCTGTTGCTTCAGCTGGTGGGCTTGTCTGCTTTTTAGACATCGGGCATCGGAACTTTTATGTCTGCAACCCTCTAACTCAATCGTTCCGAGAACTGCCCGCCAGGTCAGTCCGCGTCTGGTCTCGTGTGGCCGTGGGGATGACTCTGAATGGAAATTCGACAAGTGGTGGCTACAAGATCCTGTGGCTAGGATGCAATGGGGATCACGAGGTTTATGATTCGCTTAGCAACAGTTGGACTCGTCCTGGAAGCATGCCTTCAAGCATCAAGCTGCCGCTCGTTCTGAATTTCCGGTCTCAGGCTGTGTCTGTCGATGGCAAGCTCTACTTCATGCGGGCCAACCCAGACGGCGTCGTGTCCTACGACATGAGCAGCGGTGTCTGGAAGCAGTATGCGATCCCACCGCCGCCGCACTTGACAGACCACACGCTGGCAGAGTCAGGGGGGCGGATCATGCTCGTGGGGCTGCTGACGAAGAATGCGGCCACATGTGTGTGCATATGGGAGCTGCAGAAGATGACTCTGTTGTGGAAGGAGGTTGACAGAATGCCAAATATATGGTGCTTGGAGTTTTACGGAAAGCACGTGAGAATGACATGCCTGGGCAACAAGGGGCTGCTCATGCTGTCATTGAGGTCGAGGCAGATGAACCGCCTGGTGACCTACAATGTATCGAGTGGGGACTGGCAGAGAGTGCCAGGCTGCATGCTCCCGCGAGGGAGGAAGCGGCAGTGGATTGCATGCGGTACAGCATTCCACCCGTCCTTGACTGCTCTGGCCTGA
- the LOC131239451 gene encoding F-box only protein 6 isoform X1, producing the protein MEGGVAMLRQVIGQIQELWDLYGSLPLSHPYSLQSHPWCFLDLDKDSVDDGCYNLILSRGKSGSLKMVEAIKSPPAKKSRRERNRERMLSATCSNMDERIWKEFPEDLFEAVVARLPVATVLRFRSVCRKWNSLLASHSFSQRCAEVPQAYPWFYTITHENVNSGAMYDPSSEKWHHPTIPSLSLAMKMIILPVASAGGLVCFLDIGHRNFYVCNPLTQSFRELPARSVRVWSRVAVGMTLNGNSTSGGYKILWLGCNGDHEVYDSLSNSWTRPGSMPSSIKLPLVLNFRSQAVSVDGKLYFMRANPDGVVSYDMSSGVWKQYAIPPPPHLTDHTLAESGGRIMLVGLLTKNAATCVCIWELQKMTLLWKEVDRMPNIWCLEFYGKHVRMTCLGNKGLLMLSLRSRQMNRLVTYNVSSGDWQRVPGCMLPRGRKRQWIACGTAFHPSLTALA; encoded by the coding sequence ATGGTGTTTCCTTGATCTTGATAAGGATTCTGTGGATGATGGTTGCTACAACCTTATACTGAGTAGAGGAAAATCCGGAAGCTTAAAGATGGTGGAAGCTATCAAATCTCCGCCCGCCAAAAAATCTCGAAGGGAGAGGAACCGCGAGAGAATGCTCTCTGCTACTTGCTCTAATATGGATGAGAGGATCTGGAAAGAATTCCCTGAGGACCTCTTTGAAGCAGTCGTAGCAAGGCTCCCTGTTGCGACGGTCCTCCGCTTCCGGTCCGTCTGCAGGAAATGGAATTCCTTACTGGCCTCTCACAGCTTCTCTCAGCGCTGTGCTGAAGTTCCACAGGCCTATCCTTGGTTCTACACTATTACCCATGAAAATGTCAACAGTGGGGCCATGTATGACCCTTCATCAGAGAAATGGCACCACCCCACCATCCCATCTCTATCTCTAGCCATGAAGATGATCATCCTCCCTGTTGCTTCAGCTGGTGGGCTTGTCTGCTTTTTAGACATCGGGCATCGGAACTTTTATGTCTGCAACCCTCTAACTCAATCGTTCCGAGAACTGCCCGCCAGGTCAGTCCGCGTCTGGTCTCGTGTGGCCGTGGGGATGACTCTGAATGGAAATTCGACAAGTGGTGGCTACAAGATCCTGTGGCTAGGATGCAATGGGGATCACGAGGTTTATGATTCGCTTAGCAACAGTTGGACTCGTCCTGGAAGCATGCCTTCAAGCATCAAGCTGCCGCTCGTTCTGAATTTCCGGTCTCAGGCTGTGTCTGTCGATGGCAAGCTCTACTTCATGCGGGCCAACCCAGACGGCGTCGTGTCCTACGACATGAGCAGCGGTGTCTGGAAGCAGTATGCGATCCCACCGCCGCCGCACTTGACAGACCACACGCTGGCAGAGTCAGGGGGGCGGATCATGCTCGTGGGGCTGCTGACGAAGAATGCGGCCACATGTGTGTGCATATGGGAGCTGCAGAAGATGACTCTGTTGTGGAAGGAGGTTGACAGAATGCCAAATATATGGTGCTTGGAGTTTTACGGAAAGCACGTGAGAATGACATGCCTGGGCAACAAGGGGCTGCTCATGCTGTCATTGAGGTCGAGGCAGATGAACCGCCTGGTGACCTACAATGTATCGAGTGGGGACTGGCAGAGAGTGCCAGGCTGCATGCTCCCGCGAGGGAGGAAGCGGCAGTGGATTGCATGCGGTACAGCATTCCACCCGTCCTTGACTGCTCTGGCCTGA
- the LOC131239451 gene encoding F-box only protein 6 isoform X3, with protein sequence MLRWCFLDLDKDSVDDGCYNLILSRGKSGSLKMVEAIKSPPAKKSRRERNRERMLSATCSNMDERIWKEFPEDLFEAVVARLPVATVLRFRSVCRKWNSLLASHSFSQRCAEVPQAYPWFYTITHENVNSGAMYDPSSEKWHHPTIPSLSLAMKMIILPVASAGGLVCFLDIGHRNFYVCNPLTQSFRELPARSVRVWSRVAVGMTLNGNSTSGGYKILWLGCNGDHEVYDSLSNSWTRPGSMPSSIKLPLVLNFRSQAVSVDGKLYFMRANPDGVVSYDMSSGVWKQYAIPPPPHLTDHTLAESGGRIMLVGLLTKNAATCVCIWELQKMTLLWKEVDRMPNIWCLEFYGKHVRMTCLGNKGLLMLSLRSRQMNRLVTYNVSSGDWQRVPGCMLPRGRKRQWIACGTAFHPSLTALA encoded by the coding sequence ATGGTGTTTCCTTGATCTTGATAAGGATTCTGTGGATGATGGTTGCTACAACCTTATACTGAGTAGAGGAAAATCCGGAAGCTTAAAGATGGTGGAAGCTATCAAATCTCCGCCCGCCAAAAAATCTCGAAGGGAGAGGAACCGCGAGAGAATGCTCTCTGCTACTTGCTCTAATATGGATGAGAGGATCTGGAAAGAATTCCCTGAGGACCTCTTTGAAGCAGTCGTAGCAAGGCTCCCTGTTGCGACGGTCCTCCGCTTCCGGTCCGTCTGCAGGAAATGGAATTCCTTACTGGCCTCTCACAGCTTCTCTCAGCGCTGTGCTGAAGTTCCACAGGCCTATCCTTGGTTCTACACTATTACCCATGAAAATGTCAACAGTGGGGCCATGTATGACCCTTCATCAGAGAAATGGCACCACCCCACCATCCCATCTCTATCTCTAGCCATGAAGATGATCATCCTCCCTGTTGCTTCAGCTGGTGGGCTTGTCTGCTTTTTAGACATCGGGCATCGGAACTTTTATGTCTGCAACCCTCTAACTCAATCGTTCCGAGAACTGCCCGCCAGGTCAGTCCGCGTCTGGTCTCGTGTGGCCGTGGGGATGACTCTGAATGGAAATTCGACAAGTGGTGGCTACAAGATCCTGTGGCTAGGATGCAATGGGGATCACGAGGTTTATGATTCGCTTAGCAACAGTTGGACTCGTCCTGGAAGCATGCCTTCAAGCATCAAGCTGCCGCTCGTTCTGAATTTCCGGTCTCAGGCTGTGTCTGTCGATGGCAAGCTCTACTTCATGCGGGCCAACCCAGACGGCGTCGTGTCCTACGACATGAGCAGCGGTGTCTGGAAGCAGTATGCGATCCCACCGCCGCCGCACTTGACAGACCACACGCTGGCAGAGTCAGGGGGGCGGATCATGCTCGTGGGGCTGCTGACGAAGAATGCGGCCACATGTGTGTGCATATGGGAGCTGCAGAAGATGACTCTGTTGTGGAAGGAGGTTGACAGAATGCCAAATATATGGTGCTTGGAGTTTTACGGAAAGCACGTGAGAATGACATGCCTGGGCAACAAGGGGCTGCTCATGCTGTCATTGAGGTCGAGGCAGATGAACCGCCTGGTGACCTACAATGTATCGAGTGGGGACTGGCAGAGAGTGCCAGGCTGCATGCTCCCGCGAGGGAGGAAGCGGCAGTGGATTGCATGCGGTACAGCATTCCACCCGTCCTTGACTGCTCTGGCCTGA
- the LOC131239452 gene encoding protein transport protein Sec61 subunit gamma → MDALDSVVDPLREFAKDSARLVKRCHKPDRKEFTKVAIRTAIGFVVMGFVGFFVKLIFIPINNIIVGSG, encoded by the exons ATGGATGCCCTAGATTCCGTCGTCGATCCCTTGCGAGAATTCGCCAAAGATAGCGCTCGTCTCGTGAAGAGATGCCACAAACCGGATCGGAAAG AATTCACGAAGGTCGCGATCCGGACGGCGATCGGATTCGTCGTAATGGGGTTCGTGGGGTTTTTCGTGAAGCTGATCTTCATTCCGATCAACAATATAATCGTCGGATCTGGTTAG